The genome window AcacaactgaaaagaaaaatccttaaACACTCATTCCTGTTGTTCCTCATTCAACAGGAATATACTGTATAagttataatatatataaattatctAAATTACAGGTAATTTTAAAACAGCGGGTGGGGTCTGATGCAGTAAAACTGGTCTCACTAAGAGAACACCCACAGTCAGGGGTTAGGGAAGCAGGACAAAAATCTTTTGAGTCTTGCTTTCCATGTTGGAGAAGAAGTGAGTGGATgacaagaaagacaaacatcTGCAAGACTGCTGGCTAAAGGTTGACAGCTCTGCACCAGCCATGTCACTGGAAATGTCTCATTTACTTTAGAGAAATGAGTCACATTTTGCTGAATGTACCAGTTCACCAAACTAGAAGATCTTTACGACTTAAACTAGTTTTTTCtaccacatcttcgggcagttATCTAAATTATCTCTAATAAAAATAGCAGGCCAAAATTTACATGTTGCATTTCCCCTGAAATTTGGTGTTTAGCTAATTGAGAAAAAGCAGTTATACTGTTTTAATGATGATTTCCACTGCTCCTGTTTTCTGCTACTATGTATTATATTTGGGTAATTTTAAGTTTAAGCTGTAACTGTTTTTACGGGTTaggttcattttttttattggagaatgacaaaacatttcttcCCTGTTGTTTTTGACATAAGTGCTAGTTTTGCTCAGATTCCAAAACAATCTGTAGCTCATATCTCTGTTCAGTtcctaaaaacatcagcaaatacAGACACCTGCAGTTGAGTTGTGCATATCAGTTGTGTGTAAGATGATGTCAGACTTTTAAAACCTGAGCCTAGTTTTACTGCCATGTCTAAGATTTCAAACCCTTTACCGCTTCCCAGACATGTTCTCATATTTTTGATAAAGagtgaaattaaaacaatggaaaaaaagaatcaatgtCAGTGTATGTAGCAacagcagctgtgtgttttgAAGGTTAGTAAGGAGAAAGACTTCCCAATCTGTTCTGAATTTTGGGAttggtttatttaattatttctaatattaaaacAGTCCTTATTTGGTCTTCATCCTCTCCAGTTGTGACACATGGTTGTGaggataaaatatttacaacctCGATTGATCCATCTCAATTGTTGCTGAAGCATTGCAATTTAAAGGAGATGTGAGAGTCATTAATCTTTTAAAGGAACATTAAATATTGGGAGGGGGGGTTGGTAGAAATTGACAATgttggattttttccccctattttGTTACGGTTTGAGTTCCGATGATGTTTTAATACAGACAGGTGGATGCTTTTAGAAATTACCTCTAAGTAAATTGCATTTCGGGTTTCCTCTTTTACTCTAGAAAAACCTGAAACtctgttttattcagttctATGGGTCAATAACAATCAGGCCtggcagcagcagattattATTAGCCCATATGAACTGCAGCCTTTGGATCAGTTTTCCAAAGAGACATGGGTAGCCATTGATTGATCTTGAAGCTGTGGACTTTGTCTTCCTGTTTCTACTGAATGTTACAGGCCGACCTTggcttgaaaacaaaatttaaaagcttTGGTGACTCATGCTTCTGACAGGGGGAGCTGCAAGCCAAACTGAGAACCAGTGACcatattttaagcattttctaaaagtgtaaaataaaataactgcagaCAGCAGTCCATTTCTAAAGATGTCTTTCACTTAAGTAGTTTTATCTCCGTTTTAATTACGTCCTTTATAGTAATTAAAACAGAGATAAAAGTAGTAGTTTGTCAAAAATGAAGCCAGAAGACTAaagtcagtttttgtttcttccacaGGGCACGATGCAGTCTTCAAACCACCGACTACGAGACATAGAGCAGCACCACCCGCTGCTGGCCGCCGGCGCAGACGTAGAGGCGGGCAGCCTGGGAACCGGGGTGATGGTCGGAGGTCCAAACGCAGGGCACTCAGCAGGGAACCGCACGGTCTGGTTCATTCAGGACAGCTGCGGCATGGTGTGCGCCACCATGACCTGGTTTCTGGTCCTGTATGCAGAGTTTGTGGTGAACTTTGTCATGCTTCTGCCTGCTAAGAACTTCTGGTACTCTCTGCTGAATGGGGCCACCTTCAACTCGCTGGCTGTGCTCGCGCTGGCATCACACCTGCGCACCATGTTGACTGACCCAGTAAGGACTGTCACGCTCAGTACAATAGGAAGATATGAGATGTATTAAACACTTAGATGCAAAGGGGAGTGAAGAAAGAAGTTTCAATTAGCATATTACTGTACATGAAAAGGAAGGTATATACATTTATTCTGGTTTTTGCAGTCAGAAGAGTTTAAGTTACAGCCCCGGTACAGAGCCAGTCATTTGCTGATATAATGTGGGACACCGAGCTGGGAGTCGTTTGCTGTAGGATGTTCTGTGCATAGACTCTGGAGAGTAGCTCGTTTAACCAAGACTGAGTATCAGCGCTTTAATGTAATTCAACATCAGAGTTCACATTTTCACCTGGCTGATAAATGAGGAGTTTTCACTTCATTTCCATAtgagtttttaacatttttcagtcaAACAGTTAATTTAATAGAACTACATTAATTTCATTACTGatggtgcttttttttatttaactacgATTTGTATTTAGTAGAGCATTCATTCCCCTGCAAACTGAATATTTCCTCCAAAATGTTGCACAATCTTACTTCCACTTTGTTACTGGAAATTATTTGGTCTCTTCAAGCTTTGATGACAAACCAGTTAATGTTGCTCAAATAAACCAGAAGCTCCCTGGGAACTGTACTGGTGTTCTTCCTACAAAATATGCCAGTAAGCAAATCTCCACTTAAAACTATAAACCAGACTGGTTTGAAATCTCTTTATTAATATAAAGTCCTGCACAATATAACTGCACACAAAAAGCACAGcccagaagtaaaaaaaaaacaaagttaaaaaagaggaataaaaaacaagtgaactattagaaggagaaaaaaaatagtgtaCAGCATAGTTTATGTCTTATACTGTGTCAAAGGCCAGAGAGAAAAGATGAGTTTATAAAGAAGAGTTACATTTAACAATTGAAGTTATAAAGCAGTTCAAACCTCAAGGGTCTGGGAATCTTtagacattttcagctgcttaccAGTCAGAGGGATATGATCTGATATATGTGGAGCCAGCGAACAGATGCTAATATTAGTTAGACTGGCTCTCTTTTAGTTGTACCAGTTTTAATGgagacataaaatcacaatgtaatataataaaattatgcaTCAACTGAAGACAGTTATCTTGCTGCCTTTGCCGCCCTTTAGGGTGCAGTTCCTAAGGGCAATGCAACCAAGGAGTACATGGAGAGCCTGCAGCTGAAGCCTGGAGAAGTCATCTACAAGTGTCCAAAGTGTTGCAGCATTAAACCTGAAAGAGCACACCACTGCAGGTCAGTGTGACACAGCGGCAACTTTTGGAAAGCTGTTTATCCTTTCTTCTGCCTACCAATGGGATGGTTTGAAGCATTAATGCTTAAAAAACACTCACTTGTGTTTGACAGCActcaaactgcagcaaatttcCAGTGTAGTCaacagttttttaaagacagcaaacttaaaacaagctttcaGCTGAACCAGTTGGTCTCTGAACTAGTACTACTCACACATACAAACTCTTTCGtatgttgaaattaaaattgcTTAACCCAGCTTAACAGAAGACAACTCAACAATATGGATGTTTATTAAAGCTGTGTTTAtgaatattttcctgttttcacaaACTAACCTGTGTCTCCTCCCTGCAGCATTTGCAAACGATGCATCCGGAAGATGGATCATCACTGTCCCTGGGTCAATAATTGCGTAGGAGAAAAGAATCAGAGATTCTTCGTTCTTTTTACTGTAAGTACACAGACGTTAAGGAAGGAAGTGGTGAATCTTGCAAGATGTTTGTGGCACAGATCGCCAGTTCTTTTGAAATGTTATCACTGCTGTAGTAAAGTGTGCATGTcgcttgttttgtttcttaatttCTAAATTAAGAAACATATTTCTGACAAATATGACTAAATTTGAAATTGTCAGAGCTTATAACATTTATGATACTATGCTTATTTTGTGGACGCAGAACCTCCCTTTCATCAGCTGAAGTTCAGAGTTCTGTGCTGTAGTGTAGAGCAGGAGCAGGCCTACATTAAATGTGCACTCGCTGCCATCTGGGACTCCCTTGATAAGATCAGCACTTTTTATGGCTTCCAACGCTGACTGGATTATtctgaagacagaaaaataaagcgGCCATCTATGGCTGGGCGTTGCAGCTTCCCCTGCCATTCACACTTTCATTGATAGAAAATTAAGCTATAAAACAGGACCTTTGTGTgaattgtcttattttttcatGTAGAAATTTCATGTTTccgtttttttttcccccactgttTTTGCTCCACAGATGTACATAGCCTTGATTTCTGCCCATGCTCTGGGCCTCAGTGGGATGCATTTCTTCACATGTATTAAGGTGCAGTGGAACGGTAAGAACTCGTAAGATAAGTTTGCATTAAAAgatgtttcaaaatgtgaagGGAATTTAGAATTGCATCTTAAAATACACAAGTGGAGATGCAGAGATCAGAGGAAATAAAGGTATTGCTCCAGCTTCTGTTCAGAGATCACCAGAATTGTTTCTCACAATCCTAATTCATATGTTATTGCTCTTTATGCTTCACTGTGGTCTGCAGGAATGAATCAGCAAATTTTTTAGTATTAATTCAAATTACACTGCATCTCTTGGCTATgaagaaaatgcttttcttttgctttgtaaACAGTCTCTGGAACCGACAAGATTGCTGCATGAGTTTTTCTACATCTGTCAGTAGATTACCAACTCCCACTGCTTTATGAGATGGAACCTCAGGATTGTGTCTTCTTGCTATTCAGATTTACACAGCCTGCTTTAAGCatagcaaaaatgttcatttgaagCTCATTTCAGTCACTCCTCTAAACTGTACAAACCtctaatttgttcttttttttttttgtcctgttcaGAGTGCAGTGACTTCTCACCGGGGGTGTCGGTCTTGTTGCTGATCTTCCTCTGTCTTGAAgccatcctcttcctcacttTTACAGCTGTGATGTTCGGCACACAGATTCACTCCATCTGCAATGATGAGACGGTCAGTATTCATGCAAACTCCGTCACCTTTTGTTGCTCTTGGTTTAGATTTGTGATTTCCAAGCTGGGTAGGCGTAAAGCTGGAAGGTCGACCAAACTATTCGTACATTATGCACATATGCATAATTAGACAGACTGATAAGAAGTCTGCAGGAAActttaattgaatatattacaCTTGCCTTTTATAAGTCTGTTTGTAAAATTTGTGATCTACAATAATTTGTTTGGTGTAAAAAGTTAGAGTAGCATATATGCTAAACCGGTgcacaaacatacaaaacaagCTCTGGTTTTAGGTTCCCAAGTCAGAATGACTGATTTCAGGTTATACTTATTGTTCTGTTCTAGTTGCAGGTAAACGggtataaataaatgaactgaacatCTAGATGGGTAAAAGATAAGTAGGTCAGGTTTCCGTTATGCTACTGAGGTTTTGTTAGGGGAACAGAAATGTTAGAAATTCACTTGAgattatttattcaaaagtcACACAATTTGAGTCTTTCTGAACTGATTTCAATGTCTTCCAGGAGATTGAACGTCTTAAAAACGAGAAGCCAACATGGGAGCGTCACATGAGATGGGATGgaatgaaatctgtttttggGGGTCCGCCGTCCCTTCTGTGGTGCAACCCATTCACAGGCCTGCGTCTGCGCCGTCTGTTGGTGGTGACTCAGGGTCGCCGCGGTGGCTCCGAGTTCTCCGTCTGACAACCTGGGCAGTGATGGAGCTCACACGTGTTAGCTGTCTAAAGCTGGATTTCTTGTTATGCGGGGGCTAAGATGGACCTTTTCATCCAGAGAGCCTGCTTATGGAGGGGGTGACACACAGGCTGCTACAGCAGGACCCTGGAGCATCACAACTCTTGACTCACACCGGCTGTTTAACACCCAACACTATTTGTGTTGCTCTGCACTTGTGTTCCCAATAATTGGGCTGTTAGtcctttttgatttgtttgtgtggATTTTGGAAAAGCATGAACAGAACTAGAGAGTTTTTATTCCTCACAATGAAAAGTAATGTTGGAGATGCAAATATGTGATTTATAACGAGCATCTTCGTCATAAGGGAGGTGAACagaatatgttttattgtctctggAAGAAGGCAAAAGGATCTCAAGGGGAAAAATGCTCAGTACTCCTCTGGAGCCAGACATGGGAATCACAGTCCAGGAAATGCACTACATTGTTTAAAACAGCTTGGTGTGTAGAGCACAACGAACAGCAGTGATTGAACTGTGTGCTCCAACATGCATGTACAACAAACCAATCAGTCAGCCTGGAAATGGCTGCCTTTTAAAGAAACAGGCCATGGTGAACTCAAGCCTTATTTTTAGTCAAGAGGACCAAATGGCTTTTCTCCTCAAGTCGTCCTCTTCGTCTTGTAGTTTTCCTCTGAGctgactttttttgtgtgtgtgtgtgtgcttacgGGAGCCTGTAAAAATATTCCATTTTTGAGTGACTGCTGACGCCTTATCACCATGACCACTCCTCCCCAGCTAACCGTGACGACTCACAGGAGATGACTACTGCTGGTCTGAGTCCACGTTTGGATTAGAAAGTCATTTTCCATGTCTATAGATTTGTCATTCATCCCTGCCTACATGCTGCTTAACGTCTCTGGAGCGTTTCTGAAACAAATGGTCAGATCACTGATATGCCTCTCTGtattttcattacaaaataaTTCAGGCCCTGGATTGATTGTTACCGAGTCtgaattgttttccttttggtgtatttttttcttcgTGTTGTGAACTGGCGGAGACTTTAATGTCTGGTAGGATTATACAAGAACATGATAATGAGATTACATTGCATTGAAGCACTGAAAACAACCACTCAAGCTGTTCAAGACGGAGCCAAGTCTGAGACATGGCTGCTTTGCATGCTGCTTGGCAACTGTGTGGtgctttttttgtgaaacagtttttctgaaaaactagCACAACATTATTGGGTGACAAAaccaagctttttttttatttcattacacaATCTTTAATGGTGAACCATAACTTGAGCAGCTCAACAGATTCTTTcaatgccttttttttattttttccactctACAAATTTAAACCCCTGTAATATCTGTCAGCAGAGCAGGAGTGTATCAGAGCATTAAAGCTGTTAAAATGATCTATCGTGTTTATGAAGATGCCCACCTTCACAGTACCCTGTGGCAGGAATGATCAGCCTGTATGCACTTGAGGCCAATGCTTCCTGAATTTATAGTTAAATATTGTCTAAAAAGCTGGTGGTGCTCAAGTATTgtcaaattaaatcttttaaGTCTCATATCTTTAGTTGTTGTTATTATATACTGCTGTCTGATCTCATCTGTGGTGGTCAGGAAAGAAAAATTCCATCTGTTTACATATTAAAACCTTCGAGGacataatgattttatttttttaatgttttgttttttggaaaacGCTATAATAAGAATGTAAAAGCTACCTACGTTAGGAGCAGGGGACGAACACTGAGCACACAGTGACATCAGGGGACTTTCCTAATGCTGGCCTCTTATTTCTCCTCTAATTTAGCTGCTCTTTAGGACGATCACAGCATAATATTGGTATACTACTTGCTTATATAAAGAACTGTTCAAACAGCATGCTtagtaaaaaattaataaagcgTAAAAAGCGTAGATTGGTAGAGATTTGACAAAAATCAGGAAATATGTCGTATTTGATGGGTGCACAAATAATCAAGCAACAATCGTTGCTAAAGGACATTCAGAAGCAAAAAGGTACTGTGTCACTAATCAACACAAAGTGTTAGAAGCAGTAGAGGCCAATCAGGGCTATCAGCTAATCAAGAGTTAATATATTAACATGGCAGTTTTCATGCTCAAATAATTCtgtatgatttaattttaaatgggATCTTTGTGTGTTACTTGACTGTGGACGGTGGTTGGACATAGTGCAAAGCCATTTGTACACTATGCTGTCAAAGAGGTTTTTCCACCAAGGATGCAGGTTAAAgttgaaactgattttttttgaaTGCAGAGACTTATTGTCATGTATAGTAGCGGGATGGatgttttaatacatatttataattCCACCATCAACAGTTATGGGAGATTGGGTTTTCTGGTTAGAGGGAATATGTCTTCAAGAACAAAAATCCTTCAGCTTTATAAACAAAGtataaaagtaattattaacAATATAAACTGaatgttgagttttatttttatttaaattgtgtaaattttttgtcatccttaatgtcatttttttccataataaactttaataaaataacttgtgCTCTGAACTGTgactgcttttttaaaaaaagaaaaatgattactTATAGGGGATGCACAGATATGAAAATTGGGCCGATATTACTGTTATCAAGGTCAATAACTtatatttaccaatattgtATATATTTAGCTACACTTCTGACACTGAAGGTGACCACACCACCTACATTACTTCTCTGCTTTGGTTTACACCCCATAATCCTGTGCTGCGTCATCACTGATGAACAAGTACCACCTGGTCAACTTCCTCTCCCTTCTGAAACACAAAAGCGgcaaaaagatggaaataaacaatgATGTAAGCTCGGTTTTACTTATTGGATCAATAAGTAAAATTGACATTAGCTAATGCAGATATGTCTTGCATCCCTTAGCCACCACACTCACtgg of Xiphophorus couchianus chromosome 4, X_couchianus-1.0, whole genome shotgun sequence contains these proteins:
- the zdhhc7 gene encoding palmitoyltransferase ZDHHC7, which codes for MQSSNHRLRDIEQHHPLLAAGADVEAGSLGTGVMVGGPNAGHSAGNRTVWFIQDSCGMVCATMTWFLVLYAEFVVNFVMLLPAKNFWYSLLNGATFNSLAVLALASHLRTMLTDPGAVPKGNATKEYMESLQLKPGEVIYKCPKCCSIKPERAHHCSICKRCIRKMDHHCPWVNNCVGEKNQRFFVLFTMYIALISAHALGLSGMHFFTCIKVQWNECSDFSPGVSVLLLIFLCLEAILFLTFTAVMFGTQIHSICNDETEIERLKNEKPTWERHMRWDGMKSVFGGPPSLLWCNPFTGLRLRRLLVVTQGRRGGSEFSV